The sequence TCCATAACACTATCAGAATTCAAATGGATCTGGTACATGGAGTTCGCGCACCGCACGTGGGGCCGCGCTATCGGCGCCGCCATGTTCCTGCCCGCCGCCTTCTTCTGGGCGCGCGGGTATCTCGACAAGGCTATGAAGATGAGAGTGGCGGCCTATTGTGTGCTCGTCGGAGCACaggtaaaaaacaaaattataatatatcacgAGTCAAGGACCAAAAAAGTAAAAGGATTTTTTATATCGTCGTTATTGTTTTGCAGGGTCTTATGGGCTGGTACATGGTAAAATCTGGCTTGGAAGATCGTTTCCAAGGACCTTCAGACGTGCCCAGAGTATCTCAGTATAGATTGGCAGCGCATTTAAGTTTGGCATTTATTCTTTACACGGCGCTCCTCTCGGGAGCACTCAGGGTTCTACGCCCATTCCCAGCTGCTACTGCCCTTCAGACGTTGAAGGAGCTGAAGACAGTCACAGCTTTAACCCATACGGTTAAAGCTATGGCTTTCCTTACCGCTGTGTCAGGTATGGAgagcaaaacatatttttgtgaataaattatgtCCACTTTGTACTTTTGATGATCTAACTTTGAACATTAATTGCAGGTGCCTTCGTGGCCGGCCTGGACGCGGGGCTGGTGTACAACTCGTTCCCCAAAATGGGCGACGACTGGATCCCGGACGACATCCTGTCGTTCAAGCCGGCCCTCCGCAACGTGACGGAGAACCCGACGACGGTGCAGTTCGACCACCGCGTGCTGGGCACGAGCACGCTGCTGCTCACCTCCGCGCTGTGGCTGCgggcgcgccgcgcgccgctgtcgcgcgccgcccgcgccgccgcgcacgcgctCGGGGCCATGGCCTGGGTACAGGTAGGCCACAGGGACCCCTGCACAGGCGTGGGACGAGATGGCTGATCAGTGTCAGAGGCGAATGTAGAAAAACCAGTCAGATTTGTGTGAAGAGTACCTATTCATTGCCACAATAGGCACGAACCATAACAGGCCCCTAAATAACCTTAATACCTTTGATATCACCAGATTTTTTTGCCATCTTTGCCACCTCCAAAGAAAAGAATATGTTCTTAACTCTTGACATCATaacaaattcatatttctacattatctcgggtctgggtgtttatggtaccttggttgtatttgaattccataaaacaagtgctttagcaacttactttgggttgagaacaatgtatg comes from Trichoplusia ni isolate ovarian cell line Hi5 chromosome 27, tn1, whole genome shotgun sequence and encodes:
- the LOC113505791 gene encoding cytochrome c oxidase assembly protein COX15 homolog isoform X1, whose product is MLSVSQLCRCSQSLRFAQSNLLVSGTRNTFRTTNVISRQLITHSSKGNTSKGLRLSDLLKPQNIIVRFCSNAPKPKPKSTKAVGYWLLGCSGMVFTAVVLGGVTRLTESGLSMVTWKLTGEKMPRTEEEWQTEFEKYKQYPEFIYKNQSITLSEFKWIWYMEFAHRTWGRAIGAAMFLPAAFFWARGYLDKAMKMRVAAYCVLVGAQGLMGWYMVKSGLEDRFQGPSDVPRVSQYRLAAHLSLAFILYTALLSGALRVLRPFPAATALQTLKELKTVTALTHTVKAMAFLTAVSGAFVAGLDAGLVYNSFPKMGDDWIPDDILSFKPALRNVTENPTTVQFDHRVLGTSTLLLTSALWLRARRAPLSRAARAAAHALGAMAWVQVSLGVLTLLHYVPTPLAASHQSGSLVLLSLSIWLMHEIKLLKYIPK
- the LOC113505791 gene encoding cytochrome c oxidase assembly protein COX15 homolog isoform X2; its protein translation is MLSVSQLCRCSQSLRFAQSNLLVSGTRNTFRTTNVISRQLITHSSKGNTSKGLRLSDLLKPQNIIVRFCSNAPKPKPKSTKAVGYWLLGCSGMVFTAVVLGGVTRLTESGLSMVTWKLTGEKMPRTEEEWQTEFEKYKQYPEFIYKNQSITLSEFKWIWYMEFAHRTWGRAIGAAMFLPAAFFWARGYLDKAMKMRVAAYCVLVGAQGLMGWYMVKSGLEDRFQGPSDVPRVSQYRLAAHLSLAFILYTALLSGALRVLRPFPAATALQTLKELKTVTALTHTVKAMAFLTAVSGAFVAGLDAGLVYNSFPKMGDDWIPDDILSFKPALRNVTENPTTVQFDHRVLGTSTLLLTSAPPRTRSGPWPGYR